CACCAAATGTTTGCCGTATTAGGCAGGCGGCGGCTTATATTAAGAATTTTCAGACGGCCTTATTGCTTCCTCATGAGGTAGAGGCAATAGTTGCTGTATTGTCTTCAAGTTACTACCAAGCAAATAGTGAAAAGCTGCGAACACATACGGAGCGTTTGCAACAACGACATCAGCGGTAACTATTAGAAAAGTCATCCTCTGAGTTTATTTCTGTAAAATTTCAGACGGCCTTTAATATTTAATAATTTGGAAATGAGGTAAAAAATGGATTTGAAAGAAACTAAATTAAGCAGTGAGCCAATCTACGAAGGTTCTTTTGTTACCATCAGCCGCGATCGGGTTCGCCTGCCCAACGGCAACGAAAGCCAACGAGTTGTGATCCGTCATCCGGGTGCTGCATGTGTGTTGGCTGAAACGGAAGACGGTAAAGTTGTTTTGGTACGCCAATGGCGTTATGCCGCCGATCAGGCGACGTTGGAATTGCCGGCGGGTAAATTGGATGTGGCGGACGAAGATCCTGCCGAATGCGCTTTGCGTGAGTTGGCGGAAGAAACGCCATATGTCGCCGATAGCGTTAAACTGTTGTACTCCTTTTATACTGCAGTCGGTTTTTGCGATGAAAAAATGTATCTCTACCAAGCGCAAGGCGTGCGTTTGGGTAGCGAATTGAGCAATGATGAAGATGAAATTACAGAAACCGTCCTGATGAGCAAGGAAGAGGTGCGCAATGCATTGGCAAATAATGAAATCAAAGATGGTAAGACTTTGATTGGTTTGCAGTATTGGTTGACTCAGAATTGATATGTTAAGCAGAAAATCCTTGATGGATTTCTGAATACTTGAGCCTGATATTTAGATAATAAGGTTTCATACAAACAAGGCCGTCTGAAAAAGCTTTCAGACGGCCTTGTTTTATTTTGTAGCCGGATTTTAACCTAATAAAGCCGGTGCAAACCGTGTAATCGTATCGCGCAAAACGATGAGTTTACCATGGAAGAAGTGGGACGAACCGGCAATGGTTATAACAGGCAGGCCTTGTGGTTCTGCCCAGGTCAGGGCTTTGTTGATTTCGACGACTTCGTCTTCCGCACCATGAATCATCAATGTTTTGGCGACATCGGGAACGTCTGATGGTTCCGGGCGATCGGTGTAGTGATGGACGGCTGCGCCCATCAGTAACAACAAATCAGGCGTGCGTTCTTGGGCGGCAAAGGTGGAAACGTAGCCGCCGAATGAGAAACCGGCCAGTACGAATTGCGGCGCATCAGGATGTTGAGCGCGGGCGTAGTCGATAACGGCAATACAGTCTTGCGTTTCGCCGCGGCCGTAATCGTGTTCGCCTTCGCTATTGCCTACGCCGCGCAAATTGGGCAGGTAGCAATGAAAACCGAGTTGGCTGAGGGCTTTGGCGGCGGTTTGGATGACTTTGTTGGTGTTGGTGCCGCCTTGCAGGGGATTGGGGTGGTTGATGACGGCAACGCCGCGGGCGGATTCTTGTGTGCTTGGCAGGTAGATGGTTTCCAGCAAACCGGCCGGGCCGGGGATTTGAATGATGTCGGGTTTGAGCATGAGAGTATCCTTGTTTATTTTCAGACGGCCTGAAACGGCTTACAGATAAAAATTCTTGCCGTTGTTTTGATTGTTGGCTTTCAAATCAGCAAGCATCCGTTTGAAGTCCAAGCCGTATTTTTCGCTTAATTTTTCGGCGCGTTTTTTCAGGTTGTCAAGATTTTGCTCTTTGGGGCTGCTTTGGAACGCCATGACCGCTACGTTACCGTGGCTTTCGGCAGGCAGCTCGAGCACGCGGCCGTCAAAGACGTTGAGCAGGCGTTCGACAAAGCGTTGATAACGCTGATCGCCGCTCCACCAGTTGGTAACAAATACGCCGTCTGGAGAGAGGGCATTGCGGCAGTCTTGGAAGAAGGGTTCTTCCACCAAAGCATCGATAATCTGTTCGCCGTCAAAACCATCTACCAAAATCACATCGGTATTGTGGCGGAACACTTTAATATATTCCGCACCATCCGCCTCGATAATTTCAAAATTTTCGCCTTCGTGCGGCAATTCAAACAGGCTGCGCGCTACGGCGATGACTTGCGGATTGATGTCAATGGCGGTTTGCTTGGTGTGGGGCAGATAGCTATCTATCCAACGGGCAAACGAGCCGCCGCCCAAGCCGATTTGGGTGATGTGTTTGGGCGGGGTTTCTGCAAACAGCAGCCAACCCATCATGGCGCGGCTGTACGACAACACCAGCTCGGACGGGTGATCGACATTCATGGAGCTTTGAATGGTGTCGCTGCCCAAGTGCAGGGAACGGATATTACCTTCTTCGGAAATGCCGACTTCGGGCAGATGGGATTTGGCTGGGCGTAGGCGGCGGTAAGGATGGCGGGGCGGCA
This genomic interval from Neisseria sp. Marseille-Q5346 contains the following:
- a CDS encoding NUDIX hydrolase; this encodes MDLKETKLSSEPIYEGSFVTISRDRVRLPNGNESQRVVIRHPGAACVLAETEDGKVVLVRQWRYAADQATLELPAGKLDVADEDPAECALRELAEETPYVADSVKLLYSFYTAVGFCDEKMYLYQAQGVRLGSELSNDEDEITETVLMSKEEVRNALANNEIKDGKTLIGLQYWLTQN
- a CDS encoding polyamine aminopropyltransferase, translated to MPPRHPYRRLRPAKSHLPEVGISEEGNIRSLHLGSDTIQSSMNVDHPSELVLSYSRAMMGWLLFAETPPKHITQIGLGGGSFARWIDSYLPHTKQTAIDINPQVIAVARSLFELPHEGENFEIIEADGAEYIKVFRHNTDVILVDGFDGEQIIDALVEEPFFQDCRNALSPDGVFVTNWWSGDQRYQRFVERLLNVFDGRVLELPAESHGNVAVMAFQSSPKEQNLDNLKKRAEKLSEKYGLDFKRMLADLKANNQNNGKNFYL
- a CDS encoding alpha/beta hydrolase is translated as MLKPDIIQIPGPAGLLETIYLPSTQESARGVAVINHPNPLQGGTNTNKVIQTAAKALSQLGFHCYLPNLRGVGNSEGEHDYGRGETQDCIAVIDYARAQHPDAPQFVLAGFSFGGYVSTFAAQERTPDLLLLMGAAVHHYTDRPEPSDVPDVAKTLMIHGAEDEVVEINKALTWAEPQGLPVITIAGSSHFFHGKLIVLRDTITRFAPALLG